Proteins encoded by one window of Torulaspora delbrueckii CBS 1146 chromosome 2, complete genome:
- the TDEL0B01200 gene encoding helix-turn-helix domain-containing protein: MDSDEFRVRRLTRSGSEKYKKRNDSQEVRAAHINRFSTEQIRVIMSDTDQSQSKKRKTLKNKESKPFWNEKAAQISQQWGLDLKTQPADKREGENIESNSWFSIVKHKQAPLVNDSLDLPPKVNSEKEILRARHVRLYPTASQQETLRKWFGTQRYLYNRALKMHRDGQPMNIKTLRLKLTNNDTNILEPHEQWPNEYHYTLKDEALRDLVNLNSTITRPTTKYRSALQIEVQDAKGTKGTNSEPFGSQEILK, from the coding sequence ATGGACTCAGACGAGTTTCGTGTTCGGCGGCTAACTCGATCTGGATCTGAAAAGTATAAAAAGAGGAACGATTCCCAAGAAGTTCGAGCTGCTCACATTAATCGATTCTCTACTGAGCAAATCAGAGTAATCATGAGCGACACAGATCAAAgtcaatcaaagaaaaggaaaacattaaagaacaaagagtCTAAACCTTTTTGGAATGAGAAGGCTGCTCAGATATCTCAACAGTGGGGCCTTGACCTCAAGACTCAGCCGGCGGATAAAAGAGAGGGTGAAAATATTGAGTCCAACTCTTGGTTCTCGATTGTCAAACACAAGCAGGCTCCACTCGTTAACGATTCTCTAGATTTGCCGCCAAAAGTCAACAGCGAGAAGGAGATATTGCGAGCCAGGCATGTTAGGTTGTATCCAACAGCGTCCCAACAGGAAACATTGAGAAAGTGGTTCGGGACCCAGAGGTACCTGTATAACCGAGCACTAAAAATGCATCGTGATGGGCAGCCAATGAATATTAAAACATTGCGGCTGAAACTGACGAATAATGATACAAATATACTGGAGCCCCATGAGCAGTGGCCCAACGAGTACCACtatactttgaaagatgaagcTCTTCGTGATTTAGTAAACCTAAATTCGACCATAACAAGGCCCACTACAAAGTACCGGAGTGCCCTTCAgattgaagttcaagacGCGAAAGGCACGAAAGGCACGAACTCAGAGCCTTTCGGTtctcaagagattttgaaataa